The following proteins are co-located in the Kiritimatiellaceae bacterium genome:
- a CDS encoding DNA-binding response regulator has protein sequence MKKLLIVDDDLHLLESLRVVFGGLYEISTALSAEEAAVLLQQQEPDVMLLDIILPGANGVEFLQIVRHTHPQLPVVMISGAASIKPVLKALELGASDFIRKPFDIDELRLVVARALHLNDLKYQVAGLKRELARRPFVAEPDGRPMKKVLEDFERRLIEKALQHADGVQTRAAKVLGTTRRILRYRIEKLRIASGDESA, from the coding sequence ATGAAAAAGCTTCTTATCGTGGACGACGACCTTCATCTGCTCGAATCGCTACGTGTAGTTTTCGGCGGGCTTTACGAAATCAGCACGGCGCTCTCCGCTGAAGAGGCCGCTGTCCTGCTTCAACAGCAGGAGCCCGACGTGATGCTTCTCGACATTATTCTGCCCGGGGCCAACGGAGTCGAGTTTCTGCAGATTGTGCGCCACACACACCCGCAACTGCCGGTGGTTATGATCAGCGGCGCGGCCTCCATCAAACCGGTCCTTAAAGCGCTCGAACTGGGGGCGTCCGATTTTATTCGTAAACCGTTCGACATCGACGAACTCCGCCTGGTTGTCGCCCGCGCACTGCACCTGAACGACTTGAAGTATCAGGTTGCCGGACTCAAGCGCGAACTGGCCCGCCGTCCCTTCGTGGCGGAGCCGGACGGTCGGCCTATGAAAAAAGTTCTTGAGGATTTTGAGCGCCGCCTGATTGAGAAAGCCTTGCAGCATGCTGACGGCGTTCAGACCCGCGCCGCGAAGGTTCTTGGCACCACCCGCCGCATCCTGCGCTACCGGATTGAAAAGCTTAGAATTGCTTCCGGCGACGAGTCCGCCTGA